A part of Anaerolineales bacterium genomic DNA contains:
- a CDS encoding copper oxidase produces the protein MAGGAAAYVASQAGFRHLARAAQSPQIPLAGSAIPQFVDPLPGLGDLGAIVADSGQIELQMTEFQTQVLPTGMPATWVWGYLQSGQTSRATYLGPVILATRDQPTEVKYVNNLGSAATTNVLAYRYSTDQTLHWADPLNGEANMWNHMAMPPAPGSEGAANYSGPIPAVVHLHGGEVPPTLDGGPDAWMTSDGIYKGHSFYSKDGATASNYHIYRYPNSQEGSSIWFHDHTLGATRLNVFCGLAGAYLILDPTNDPTNLPEGPIPLIIQDRMFDTNGQLFFPADSAGGFLWALNPEHPYWVPEFIGDVICVNGKAWPYLNVDPKRYTFLFLNGSNARTYEMALVDPVSGNPGPALWVIGTDGGYLDKPVQVGPAAGKNNKLVIMSGERYTVIIDFAGYQAGVVGPNGLAYSGTWLLKNSAKAPYPAGVAPKGGTTGQIMQFRVTGTPGTDTSFNPATPVVTLRGGFGQGPALVRLVNPAAGTVAAGVTVNKTRQLTLNEVMEMPQNAIDPVTGLLTAYPGGPLEILVNNTKWSGERITGVDANGMYMMEPIPGFTLDGTGKNYLSELPNEGETEVWEIINLTADAHPIHLHLVQFQLMNRQNFDKRKYSVAYAAAFPGGGYDPMTQAPYAPGVYIPGFGPPLPYGTGSVVGGNPDINAKDPKGKLLYLKGTPNLPLPQETGWKDTVMVLPGQVTRFVVRWAPTDLPASTPAADAYFPFDPDGGHGYVWHCHIVDHEDNEMMRPDAVTPNPNASRSYVQGVDY, from the coding sequence ATGGCTGGGGGGGCAGCTGCTTATGTTGCCAGCCAGGCAGGCTTTCGACACTTAGCCCGGGCAGCACAGTCGCCCCAAATTCCCCTGGCTGGCAGCGCCATCCCACAATTTGTCGATCCATTACCTGGGTTGGGTGACCTTGGGGCAATCGTCGCCGATTCAGGCCAGATTGAGCTGCAGATGACTGAGTTTCAAACCCAGGTTCTCCCTACGGGTATGCCTGCCACGTGGGTGTGGGGCTACCTGCAATCTGGCCAAACCAGCCGCGCCACTTATCTTGGTCCGGTGATCCTTGCCACGCGCGACCAGCCGACTGAAGTGAAATATGTGAATAATCTGGGTTCAGCCGCAACGACCAACGTACTGGCATATAGATACTCCACCGACCAGACTTTACACTGGGCTGATCCATTAAATGGCGAAGCCAATATGTGGAATCATATGGCCATGCCTCCTGCACCGGGTTCTGAAGGGGCTGCTAACTATTCGGGTCCGATCCCAGCAGTCGTGCATCTGCATGGTGGTGAAGTACCTCCCACGCTGGATGGCGGTCCGGATGCCTGGATGACCAGCGATGGCATATACAAGGGTCACAGTTTCTACAGCAAGGATGGTGCAACAGCATCCAATTATCATATATATCGCTATCCTAATAGCCAGGAGGGTTCATCGATCTGGTTCCATGACCATACCCTGGGTGCTACACGCCTGAATGTTTTCTGCGGATTGGCAGGGGCCTACCTGATCCTTGATCCAACCAATGACCCAACGAACCTGCCGGAAGGGCCGATCCCATTAATCATCCAGGATCGCATGTTCGATACCAACGGGCAGTTGTTTTTCCCAGCTGATAGTGCGGGTGGTTTCCTATGGGCACTGAATCCGGAACACCCCTATTGGGTTCCTGAGTTCATTGGCGATGTGATCTGTGTGAATGGCAAAGCCTGGCCTTATCTGAATGTGGACCCAAAGCGATACACATTCCTGTTTTTGAATGGCTCGAATGCACGCACCTATGAAATGGCCCTGGTAGATCCTGTGTCAGGTAATCCGGGTCCAGCCCTATGGGTGATCGGCACCGATGGTGGTTACCTGGACAAGCCCGTACAGGTTGGGCCAGCGGCTGGGAAAAATAACAAGCTGGTGATCATGTCTGGCGAACGCTATACGGTGATCATCGATTTCGCTGGCTATCAGGCAGGGGTGGTCGGGCCCAATGGATTGGCATACTCGGGGACATGGTTACTGAAAAATTCTGCCAAGGCTCCATATCCGGCGGGTGTTGCCCCTAAAGGCGGAACAACAGGGCAAATCATGCAGTTCAGGGTTACTGGCACACCAGGTACGGATACCAGTTTCAATCCCGCCACACCCGTGGTTACCCTGCGGGGTGGTTTCGGACAAGGTCCTGCCCTGGTCAGGCTGGTTAATCCTGCTGCTGGTACAGTGGCTGCAGGAGTAACGGTAAACAAAACTCGCCAGCTGACCTTGAATGAGGTCATGGAAATGCCACAAAATGCAATAGACCCGGTGACTGGTTTGCTGACCGCCTACCCGGGTGGACCACTGGAGATACTGGTGAACAACACCAAGTGGAGCGGTGAGCGGATCACTGGTGTGGACGCAAATGGAATGTATATGATGGAGCCGATTCCTGGTTTCACTTTAGATGGTACAGGAAAAAACTATCTTTCAGAGCTACCCAATGAAGGCGAAACCGAGGTGTGGGAGATCATCAACCTGACAGCGGACGCCCATCCGATCCATCTCCATCTTGTCCAATTCCAGCTAATGAACCGCCAGAATTTTGATAAGAGGAAATACTCCGTAGCCTATGCCGCAGCCTTCCCCGGTGGCGGCTATGACCCGATGACCCAGGCACCATACGCTCCTGGGGTTTACATACCCGGTTTTGGCCCACCCCTTCCCTATGGTACGGGTTCTGTGGTGGGTGGAAACCCGGATATAAATGCGAAGGATCCGAAAGGCAAACTGCTCTATCTGAAAGGCACACCCAACCTGCCCTTGCCACAGGAGACAGGCTGGAAGGATACCGTGATGGTACTTCCTGGTCAGGTGACCCGTTTTGTGGTTCGCTGGGCACCCACCGACCTGCCAGCCAGTACTCCGGCAGCAGATGCCTACTTCCCATTCGACCCGGATGGCGGGCATGGGTACGTCTGGCACTGCCATATCGTTGATCATGAAGATAATGAAATGATGCGCCCTGATGCGGTCACCCCAAATCCGAATGCTTCACGAAGTTATGTCCAGGGTGTGGATTACTAA
- the treS gene encoding maltose alpha-D-glucosyltransferase: MPNQPWYMNAIFYEAPVKAILDSNGDGKGDLAGLAQKLNYFADLGVDCLWLNPIYPSPLKDDGYDISDYCAIHPDYGSLEDFKRLLEGVHKKGLRLILDLVVNHTSDQHPWFQAARSSRASLYRDYYVWSDNDQKYASARIIFVDTEKSNWTWDPLARQYFWHRFYSHQPDLNFDNPAVRYEMLSVMKFWLDLGIDGFRVDAVPYLFEREGTSCENLPETHVFLKEMRAFVEAKYPGRILLCEANQWPQDVRAYFGRLKAGEAGEFHMAFHFPLMPRLFMALRQHDASPIRWVLDNTPSIPDSAQWCTFLRNHDELTLEMVTEEERQWMWREYAPDPRMRLNLGIRRRLAPLLDNDRRQIELANALLFSLPGAPIIYYGDEIGMGDNIWLPDRDGVRTPMQWEDRPSAGFSNSAHPYSPLIAQPPFDYHVVNVAAQRNDPDSLWYAMQDLIRLRKSHPVLAAGELTWIETGKQEVLAFERRNQEERLLVVHNLSPEAQHVEMDVEGERQVWKDLLSGKVYPGRDVVDHQPEKKPPTRVSLGLELSPCQYLWLK, translated from the coding sequence ATGCCGAACCAGCCCTGGTACATGAATGCAATTTTTTATGAAGCCCCGGTCAAGGCCATTTTGGACAGTAATGGCGATGGCAAGGGTGACCTGGCAGGGCTGGCTCAAAAATTAAATTACTTTGCCGACCTGGGGGTGGATTGCCTGTGGCTGAACCCGATCTATCCCTCCCCGCTCAAGGATGATGGCTATGATATCTCAGATTACTGTGCCATCCACCCCGATTACGGCAGCCTGGAGGATTTTAAACGCTTGCTAGAAGGGGTGCACAAGAAAGGGTTGCGCCTGATCCTCGACCTGGTGGTGAACCATACCTCCGACCAGCACCCATGGTTCCAGGCAGCCCGGTCATCCAGAGCTTCACTCTACCGTGATTATTACGTCTGGTCTGATAATGACCAAAAGTATGCCAGTGCGCGCATTATCTTCGTGGATACGGAGAAATCCAACTGGACCTGGGACCCGCTGGCCCGACAATATTTCTGGCACCGTTTTTACTCGCACCAACCCGACCTGAACTTCGACAACCCTGCAGTACGCTATGAGATGCTGAGCGTAATGAAGTTCTGGCTTGACCTGGGGATTGATGGCTTCAGGGTGGACGCCGTGCCGTACCTGTTTGAGCGCGAGGGCACTTCGTGCGAGAACTTGCCGGAAACTCATGTATTCCTCAAGGAAATGCGTGCTTTTGTGGAAGCGAAATACCCCGGGCGCATCCTGTTGTGTGAAGCCAATCAATGGCCGCAGGATGTGCGAGCCTACTTCGGCAGGCTGAAAGCGGGTGAAGCGGGAGAGTTTCACATGGCATTCCATTTCCCGCTCATGCCGCGCCTGTTCATGGCGCTCCGCCAACACGATGCTTCCCCCATTCGCTGGGTGCTGGATAACACACCCAGCATCCCAGACAGTGCCCAATGGTGCACCTTCTTACGCAACCATGACGAGTTGACCCTGGAAATGGTAACCGAGGAGGAGCGCCAGTGGATGTGGCGGGAGTACGCCCCGGACCCGCGCATGCGCCTGAACCTGGGTATCCGCCGCCGTTTGGCACCCCTGCTGGATAACGACCGGCGGCAGATTGAGCTGGCCAACGCGCTGCTGTTCAGCCTGCCAGGTGCGCCGATCATTTATTACGGCGATGAAATTGGCATGGGCGATAATATATGGCTACCCGACCGGGATGGCGTGCGTACCCCCATGCAGTGGGAGGATAGGCCCTCGGCAGGTTTCTCAAATTCGGCTCACCCCTACTCCCCGCTGATCGCCCAACCCCCGTTTGACTACCATGTGGTTAATGTGGCTGCTCAGCGCAATGACCCAGACTCACTATGGTATGCCATGCAGGATCTGATCAGGTTGCGGAAAAGCCACCCGGTGCTCGCGGCTGGCGAGCTGACCTGGATAGAGACGGGCAAGCAGGAGGTGTTGGCATTTGAGCGTCGGAATCAAGAGGAGCGATTGCTGGTGGTGCATAACCTGAGCCCTGAGGCACAGCATGTGGAGATGGATGTGGAGGGGGAAAGACAAGTGTGGAAAGACTTGCTGTCTGGAAAGGTTTATCCAGGTAGAGATGTTGTAGATCACCAGCCTGAGAAAAAACCACCCACGAGGGTAAGCCTAGGGTTAGAATTATCCCCGTGTCAGTACCTGTGGTTAAAGTAG
- a CDS encoding ABC transporter has protein sequence MYLAPAMLIMLIFIIYPTFNTVYLSFRDKSGANSAAASCVAGEPCWGVFENYRYALTNQLMLTALRNNALWLVLMVPGVVAVGLLFALLADRVKYEGLAKSIIFMPMAISFIGAGVIWRFVYYIQTGGGPQIGLLNATLVKLGFQPVAFLSDSRINNFALMLVGVWLWAGFCMTILSAAIKGLPSEVIEASRVDGANEWNVFWRVMFPMILPTIVVVTTTMVINVLKIFDIVFVMTGGNFGTEVIANRMFQLIVTDTGKSMAIAVLLIILTIPVMIFNVQRFRAEEAAR, from the coding sequence GTGTACCTCGCTCCAGCCATGCTGATCATGCTGATTTTCATCATCTACCCGACTTTCAATACGGTGTACTTGAGCTTTCGGGACAAAAGCGGGGCGAATTCAGCGGCTGCGTCTTGCGTGGCGGGAGAGCCGTGCTGGGGTGTGTTTGAGAATTACCGCTACGCCCTCACCAACCAGTTGATGCTGACTGCGCTGCGTAACAACGCCCTATGGCTGGTCTTGATGGTGCCGGGTGTGGTCGCGGTGGGCTTATTATTCGCATTGCTGGCCGACCGCGTGAAGTACGAGGGGCTGGCTAAATCGATCATCTTCATGCCCATGGCGATTTCCTTTATCGGGGCGGGTGTTATCTGGCGCTTCGTTTACTACATCCAAACCGGCGGAGGCCCGCAGATTGGCTTGCTAAATGCCACCCTGGTCAAGCTGGGCTTCCAACCGGTGGCTTTTTTAAGCGATTCACGCATCAATAATTTTGCCTTGATGCTGGTGGGGGTATGGCTGTGGGCGGGGTTCTGCATGACCATCCTTTCTGCAGCGATCAAAGGTTTGCCATCCGAGGTGATCGAAGCCAGTCGCGTGGATGGTGCAAACGAGTGGAATGTGTTCTGGCGGGTGATGTTCCCCATGATCTTACCCACGATCGTGGTGGTCACCACTACCATGGTGATCAACGTCCTGAAGATATTCGATATCGTATTCGTCATGACCGGTGGGAATTTCGGCACCGAGGTTATCGCCAACCGCATGTTCCAGCTGATCGTTACTGATACAGGGAAATCGATGGCGATCGCAGTGCTGCTCATCATCCTGACGATACCGGTGATGATCTTCAACGTTCAGCGCTTCCGCGCTGAGGAGGCGGCCCGATGA